In Acanthopagrus latus isolate v.2019 chromosome 23, fAcaLat1.1, whole genome shotgun sequence, the genomic window TTCAGAGGGAGCCGTGACGCCTTAAACGGTGAGTGTGGAGGTGGATGCTCCCTTCATGTGATCAAATTGTTGgtgaaagacacaaaaaaaaaatcccccgTCATGTCCTCTTCGTCGATGATATGTGAGtgtattgttttgtgtctctgcaggtatCTGGCCATCCGTTACCCGCTGCGCTCCAGAGAGCTCCGGACCCCGTGTAACGCGGTGGTTGCCATGGTGGTCATCTGGGGTCTTTCCCTGGTCTTCGCGGGTCCTTACCTCAGCTACTACGACCTGATCGACTACGCCAACAGTACCGTGTGTATCCCCGGCTGGGAGGAGCAGGACCGGAAGGTGCTGGACACGTGCACCTTCATGTTTGGGTACGTCATCCCCGTGCTGATCGTGAGTCTCTCGTACACTCGGACCATCAAGTACCTGTGGACGGCGGTCGACCCTCTGGACGGCATGTCAGAATCCAAGAGGGCCAAGCGCAAAGTCACCAAAATGATCATCATCGTCACCGTGCTGTTCTGCATATGCTGGCTGCCGTACCACGTGGTGATCTTGTGCTACCTGTACGGAGACTTCCCTTTCAATCAGACCACGTACGCCTTCAGGCTCCTCTCTCACTGCATGGCCTACGCCAACTCCTGCGTCAACCCCATCGTGTACGCTCTGGTGTCCAAGCACTTTCGCAAAGGCTTCAAGAAGGTGTTCAGCTGCATCCTCAGtaaaaaaggcagaaataagGTTCATGTGGTTCATGTGGCCAACACCGTGCCAGGGTTCGAAGCTGGCTCCACGGAGGTGTCGCAGATGAATGAGGAGCACGTGCGGCagaatgaatgtgaaatgattaaCAGGCCGATGCCCGAGCCAAGAGAAGCCACGGTGACACTGAATTTGCCCTTTCAGCGGCAGACTTGACAAGTGATTCAGCTCTGCTGAGTACAGATTGCCTTATGTGTAAGACACTGCAgcaattattacaaaaaatGTGCAAGCTTCTCATCATGATTCACACTTTTGGTGGCAAAGGATCAGggcacagaaatgtgttttaacatggcggctgtggctcaggacCGAGAGTGGGTCGTCCACCAACATGTCCGCTAATCGGAAGGTCGGCGTTCGATCCCTGGATCCCACAGCGTCATGTCGAGGTATCCTGTGGCGAGATACCAAACCCCAAATTTCTCCTGATAGCTGGTCCATtggtttgtgagtgtgtgtagacGGCTGAGAATAAAACAGGGTGCTTTGGATAGCGAGCGCCGTATCGCCTCTGATGGGCAGGTCAGCCATCACggtatgaatgtatgtatgagtgGGTGAATGAGACGAGGGCTGTGAAGCTCTTTGGAAAGCCGATAGAATAGAAAACAGAGTGCAGTTCTGTTGACCGTTACAGATCTGTTAGGGTTAGTCCACTAGCAAAAATGTGTGCTTTAGCCAGATATTACTTTCCAGAATTCTCCaccatcagacacacactcgaTCAAAAAGGTTTGTATTTACTAAAAGTGGAAAAGTCTCAGCATGTCCCGTGTCCACCACTTGCCTTAACCATGGCTCGCACTTTGGTATTTATTCAACTTCTCTTCAGCATTTGAGAATCGACACCATCCCAGCACTTTTtttaagagcagcagcagaatgtgTCTCATCGTGTTACAGCACGGTTCAGCTTTTTCAAACGGCCCAGCTTTGGATTGAGGGCAGTTCCAGAGCACCACTCAATCTTTGGGTGGTGTCCCGCTCAGTAAGTCTGACGGGAAGGCGTTCACATCTGCGAAGTGGTGCTTCTCCTCCTGTCCGTCCTGTACCAGCCAACACAACACCGCAGTAATTCCCCGCTGCACGTATGACTGTACGTATGTTCTGCTACTCAATGTTTTTTTCGGGGGTCTATAAGCTCAATTATAATCTTCAATTTAACCTTTTGCGACTAAATGCGACTCCTATATTCAGGTTGCAGTGTTTCTAACTGCCGCAGGACGTTATATAATCTTTTGTATCTTGCATGCAGATGCTGTTCTGTCTTGTCAAGATATTTTCACTGGTATATTTGAATTAGATtttatgacataaaaaaaaataaccactCTCAGAAAAGCTTATTCAGatattaaaatttaaaaatttgGATCTGGAATCTGGTGTAGCATACTCAGAGGAGggcttgtgtcttttttttgacCCCACCGGACAACCTGTCGTTTGCTTTACTTGTACTCCACGATGATTGTATTCACggcatgtttttctctttggtgtaatatatatatatatatttaaagttgACATGTTTATCAATGAGTGCACTTAAGCATTTAAcgaattgtgcttttttttccaaatgtgtgtattttgagTATTTAAACTTCTCAAAGCTGTGAACACCTTCGGTTTGTTTCTCCAAATCAGATCCTCagaatctctctctgtctcgctctaAGCTTGTGTCCTACCTCACagctttaaaacagaaaaaaaaaaatctactcgCCTCTTAGTTGTGTAAGATGTAATTTTCCTCTTCAAAGAATAATCCCCACACAGAACATTTACCCCTCGCACTGAAAGGTTTATGTccggtgtgtttactgtgattttttccctctgcagtGTGTACTTGAGTGTCTCTCTGTTCGTTTGGTTTCATGACGTCACAGCCTGTAGATTTAAAGATTGcgtatatatttaaaaagatatttatcAGAAGTGGTTTAGAGAATACAATGTACTTGAATGaccaaataaaatattttctgctGTGAGATTTCAGCGGAGGTTTGATTCAAATGAGGACGTGCGCGGAAATCTAAAAGATTTCCATTAAAAGATATCTACGCACAGGTTTAATCATCTAACACAAGCACCCTGCAGACATGTCTGTGTCCGGCCTCCTCGCTCTGAGCGCTCTGCCATTAATGCTCTCGTTTGGACCAATGAAGGGGCCCATTAACTtctaataaatgtaatttaaaagtaCTTTCATGCTACAGCTGCACTCCGTACAATGTCTCAATAATTGTTTGCTCCCGTGGATGCACAAATTGAGATGGCCTCACAAAGCGCACGTAATATTGAGCAAGTAATGCTGCTTGTGCCGACGGCGAGCGTATAGGtcagcaaacacaaaaccaattagctcactgaatatttttagCTTGTGCGGCTCTCATGAATATTTACCTGTTGGTTCATATATTGACTTTCATTACAGCTTTAATGGAGCGAGAGGTAGCAGATCATCCCGCAATTACAGGAGAAATAGCGCAGAAAAGTGCACACAGTTGAAAATGTTTAGAGTTTATCCGTTAGCCACCTAGCTACCTAGCTGTTGCTCTCACGCAAGAGGCGAAGAGatcatgtcatcatgtcaacaaattatttttaatcattcaAACCATTGTTTCAAACCATAACATCAGGTGTTTTTTACCCCTCTTATGATTCTAAAAAGATTAATTCATGACCACGGTGTGAAGGTCGATGATTCACAATATAATTACTGGCCTCTCCGACCCTCCGTAGTTCTGCCAGCACGACATAAAGAGACGCACCGACCCGCGCCGACTACATCTCCATTAACCGGAGAAGTTAAATGTACCGCCGCTGATGGAACAAAGCTTTTTACTGCAGCGCACGTCTCTCACCAAGCTAACTACGCGTCTACAAAGTGGGGTCAGAGAGTGGGTATTTTCTTGTGAATGTTAAAGCCTTGTGTGATGCAGCCGCAGAAATGAGGCCAGTCGGGGTGGAAATGGCTGCGGGAGACGTACGCTTACATCACAGGCAAACTTTGACGGGGGTGTGTGTTGGCGCTGCGGTTTTTGCTGCAATTGCTCCCAGAGTTTTGTTCAGATCACAGTTCTCGGTTTTGGAGTCAGGCTGTAATAAAGGCACTTGTTGGGCGACAGGTGACGCGGAGATGCTGCTTTACTATCGAACAAGCCAATCAAACGTCTCACAGACCAGTACAAACAagcaggaagagggagagcTGTGTGAAGAATCCATAGACCTCATTACAGTTAGAAAAACAGCTCTACCTTCAAGGTGCCAAAAGGAAATGAGATTTCTATGTTTAGTTACATTTGGTTGATGATTCTACCTGATGTATTACTGAAATAGGCTACAAGTGGCTACGTATGTAACAAGAGCGATGCAAAGACGAGATAGACGAACTAATCTATACCTCGCAAGGACGATGTGAGAAACCTTGGAGGGAACAATTGAAGGTATGATCACACCTCGGCAAGAGTGGAGCTGTAGATGGAAGCGaagcattttctttctcctcgtACGAGGATCCACACATGAGGATTGATTGAAAATCATGTTACATTGAGAAGTGCACGTTTGAGcgttaaaggacaagttcaccccaaaatgaaaaatgtagtcattatcaACTTGCAACCGTTGAAAATCCTAAATGCCTGAACCAGATGTGGACGTGTTTTAAAGTGTCCAAAAACGACACagacactgaactgaaaatgtatGCCTCTTCACTGCAAAGTGTTAGCGCGCACCCCGTCTTACGTATTAGAGACTTAGACTGCATCGGATGAGCTGTAAGGAGCCAAGTTCTATTCAAGTTTTTTCCCCcgttttaaaacaagctccctTCTTATTCTGTTGTCTAGGagaatgctaaaaaaaaaaaaaaaaaaaaatagcgtTTTGCTGTGTAGCTCTGGAAATGCTTTGTGAACATCAAATCAGGAAATTGGCACCTTGTGCAATTTGGCGCTCCCCTCGACCGAGTGAGTGACAGATTGAAACACCACTGACGTCAATAcaaaatcccaggtctgtaagCATTTGTCAGATTGACACACTATGTCATGTTAATGTTACATGTTGAAAACTTGGAGTAAACATGTACGTAACGCGGTGATCCGACGCTCTCACTGAAGGCACTGGTTGAGGTGCTGATGAATGTTCACAGCATCAAGATTGGCAGCACAGTGATGGCTGCTGTCCAAATGAATAACATAATATCTGAGGTGATAATTGACCAGGAGAGATAAGCAGCTGTTATCAAGTGTGTCGGTGCACCCTGCGAGGATCGCTGTGTGACCTTTTCAGCGTGTGCTTCCACTTCTTTTCGATGACAACACTTCATTAGCACGCAgacacaggggaaaaaaaaatgatccaacttgtttcagtgttttgcgATCAGACGAGGATCAGATCAGGTGAGTGC contains:
- the galr2b gene encoding galanin receptor 2b codes for the protein MSDFEDFSKLGGQANVSESYQLNPTSVIVSVVFSLIFLLGTIGNSLVLAVLLRSGQVGYNTTNLFILNLSVADFFFIIFCVPFQATIYSLEGWVFGSFMCKVVHFFINLTMYASSFTLAAVSVDRYLAIRYPLRSRELRTPCNAVVAMVVIWGLSLVFAGPYLSYYDLIDYANSTVCIPGWEEQDRKVLDTCTFMFGYVIPVLIVSLSYTRTIKYLWTAVDPLDGMSESKRAKRKVTKMIIIVTVLFCICWLPYHVVILCYLYGDFPFNQTTYAFRLLSHCMAYANSCVNPIVYALVSKHFRKGFKKVFSCILSKKGRNKVHVVHVANTVPGFEAGSTEVSQMNEEHVRQNECEMINRPMPEPREATVTLNLPFQRQT